The Sulfurospirillum diekertiae genomic sequence GAGCGCAATGGCAAGATTGCCTCGCAAAATAGGCTCATACGTAAAGAGCGCCGTAGCAAGGGCATAAGTAATACCCAGCGCTATGGCAATTTCGGTGTAGCGACCTTTGGTAAATTTAATCAAAAGTGGTGCGCTCATGCCAAGGCTGATACCCAGAGCACCCAAAACCACAAGGTTGAGGGCAGGGTAAAAGAGTGAACAAAGCGCTTGAAGCCCCACAAAAAAGATGATCTTTTTTTGATCGGTATTGAGCCAGCCAAACGAACGGTACACCAGCAAACTTCCAAGCCCTCCACCTAAGGGGAGGGTAAAGAAGGCTTGAATGTTAGAGTGAAACACTTCGATAATTCCCGTTTGCGCAATGAGCAAGTAGTAGCAAAATTCACTCGCAACAAAGAGTGTAAAGAGGGCATTAAACATAAAGACTCCTTTCAAATTTTGCTTGAAAAATGACGTAAACCGATGCAAATACTAAATCGTAAACGGCGATCAGCATCGCTTCAATGCCCAACTGATGGGAAAGGTACAGCGATAAAAACATGGCAGAGACAGCAATGCGGTTAAATGCACTTAGTTTGGCGAGGATGAGCGCGTAGGGTGGTTGTAGTAAGCCAAAAAGATGAAGAATCCCTGTCGTCGTCATAAAGGCAAAGACAACGTACTCGTACTTTCCTTCAAAACCGAAGCCTAAAAATGGATAGAGCGTGTCTGCAAAGATAAACAAAAAAAATGCCTCCTAGTGCGTCACTCAAAAAGCCCGTCAGATGGTAGAGTCTTAAGGTATCGATCTTTTCAACATTCATTCCTAATTCTGGGTAGAAAAAACCAGTAGTCACCAAAATGATAAAGAGTCCACACAGCATTCGAATCGTCCACAAAAGGTGAATATCTGCTTGCAAAAAGCCCGCTTCCATCATTCCTGCCATGGAAAGTGCGATGAGCATAAGGGCAAAACCCAGCGTATAAAAGAGGCTGAAAGAAAGTTGGTTGAGCTTTTTAAGATAGGGTGAAACCACGGCCATTGCCATAAAAAAACACCCACTCCCATAGCGATATGTGCATGTGCAACAATGAGATCATTGCGGTGGAAGAGCCAACGAAGTGTAGGGATAAACAAGATGTTCCCCTCAATGTCCACAAACAAAAAGGAGTAGACAGAGATGATTAAAAACGGGTTGTTTTTAAAGGTGATGTTTGCATCTTTAAGCCATTTGAGAAGCAGTGGCACAAAACAAAGGGTTAGGTACTGAAAAAACCACTCTTGGTTATAGGTAAGCTCGCCGATAAATATGCGGTGCGCAACTGAGTCAATGTACCCAACTAAAGGAATAATCCACATCGCGTGGTATTTTGCCACAAACGTCTTTTTGGCGTGCAGTTTGATGAGCAGGTAAAAAATAGGAATCAGGGTAAAACTCATGCCAAGCGTATTGTCACCATGAGGACCAACAATGGTTTTTTCCACCTGTCCGATGATGGGGTTCATCAACACCAAAAGGGCGATAGGTGAAGCGATAACAAGGTATAACGAGACTTTGATCCATAAGGGAATGACCTTGTAGACTTTGATGTAGTCATAGAGTGCCAAGATGTAAAAAACACCTGAAAAGGCGAGAATGAAGTTAAGCTCATACGCAAAGTCATAAAAGACGAGCCCTCGATGCACGCCCATCAGAAGGCTTAGCGTCATAAAGACTAAGAAAATACACCAAAGCGTAAAGTAGATTTTCAGTTTTTCCAGTCCTTTATCACTATGAATGTTCTCTTTTTCCATTAAAACAAACGGCAAAAAAGAGAGCATCAATGGCACAAAACCATACAGCATGAGCGAGACATGTACACTTCTCGCATTGGGAGCAGTGATGATGGAAGAGGGTAGAAAATAACCCAAAAGATTGAGTGAATACTCAAATCCAAATGCCAAACCAAGCACTAAAAAAAAGTGAACTGATCGCAAATGATTTTTGTATAAAACTAGATAATTTTTCCATCTTTTACCTCGATAATTTTGTCTGCATAATCCGATACATGGCGGTCATGCGTCGCGATGATGATCGTCGTGCCACTTTTGGAAAGTGTTTTAAAAAGCTTATAAATCGTCTGCGAATTGCGTGAGTCTAGGTTACCTGTGGGCTCATCAGCAAAGATGATTTTGGGCGTGTTCACGAGTGCTCGCACAATGGCAGCACGCTGACGTTGCCCACCTGAAATCTCATCGGGATATTTATGCTTAATGGCTTCGATGCCACATTGTTCAAAAAGCGTGTCGATGTAGGTGCTATTTTTATTGATCGCGGCTAGTTTGATGTTTTCTAAAATCGTTAAATACCCGATGAGGTAGTGAAACTGGAAGATAAACCCAACCTCTTTTTGACGAAACGCATCAATATCTTTGATGAGCGTGTAAGCTTTCCCCTCAAAAAAAAGCTCGCCTTTGCTTGGGAGAAGTAGAGAGGAGAGAATGGAGAGCAGGGTGGATTTACCACTACCGCTTTCACCCACGATAGCGATAAACTCACCTTTTTTGGCTTCAAAATTGACGTTATCCAGAGCGAGATCATTTTTATAGTAATGGGTAATGCCACCCGCTTGAAGTATCATAGCGCACCCCTTTGAATAAGGATGATCGGATCGATCTTTGATGCGCTGTAGGCAGGCAACAGTGCGCCTAAAAGTGCCATAAAAAGGGAAAAGCCAAAGACAGTTACAATCGTCTCAAGGCTAAGCTCACCATTGACATAGCCTTGAAATTTCTCGATGTGTGCGATCATAAACAAAAGTCCTTTAGAGAACAGAAGCGCTGAGAGAAAACCAACACAGGTGATGATAAACGTCTCACCGACAACCATCGTCATGATAAAATTGGATGACTTACCGATGGCTCTTAAAATGCCAAACTCACTTCTTCGCTCATTGATCGTAATGCTAATAAGACTCGCAATGCCAAGCAGTCCCATCAAAAATGCCACCGCACTGATCACAATGGAAGAGGTTTCGATGATCTTAAACTGATTGTAATTGTCCACAAATTCGTGTGTGGTTTTGGCTTCAATGTCAGAGCTTAGGGCGTTGATATGCTCTATAAGTTCTTCTACATCTGTATCTTTTTTGATGCTCACGAGCAAGATAGATGCTTCCTTGTTGAAGATGGCACTGGCATCCTCACGGTTAAGGACAGCGCCTCCATCTTCGAAGCCGACACCGTTTTCAAAGATGCCTGAAACGCTGAATGTTTTGTTTGAAATCGAGATAGTTTTGGGTGCGTGAAGGCGCGCATTGATATTTTTACCCAAAATGACTTCGCCCTTTTTAGGGTAAGTACCTTCTATCAGCGCATAGGTTTTAAAACGGTTTTCACTCACACCATAAATCGCTGCGATGGGAAGATCATTAATGGGTGAAGCGCCTAAGATGATTGCATATACGTCATTCACGCCTGCGATGTTTTTGATCTTAGCGCCAAGCGAAGCGTTGACATCGCTGAAAAAGGTATCGGCAATTTTGGCTTGCGTGACGATGATGTCACCTTCGGTTTTAAGTATCGCGGAGTACATACCAATGATGCCACGTGAAATCGAGGTTATCATAAAGATAGCCGTGATAGAGACGGTGATGCTTAGGTAAATTAAAAAGGTTTTAAAGCGGTTGCGATTTAGTGCTTTAAAGAAAAGTGATACCAATGAAATTTCCTTACAAGTTATAATTTAATGACAATTTTAGATGAATAAGATGAATTGAGTATGAATTATCTTTACATGTAAAACATTTAAAAGCTATGTCGAAGTACAATGTTCACAATGTTGAATGAGGGAGTATTATGAAAATTATTGTATTAGATACCGAAACGACAGGCATGCTTGAAAAAGACCGCATCTGCCAGCTTAGTTATTTAGTGATGAATGAAGAGTTTGAGATAGAGGAAATTCATAACGACCTTTGCACGCCACCCCTTCCGATCTCGTTCGAAGCAATGGCGATTCACCACATTACCCCTGAAATGCTTGAAGGTGAGCCAACGTGTGTGCAAACCAAAGCGTTTAAAAGACTCTGTGAGCTCAACATCCCTGCCAATATTATCGTCATTCAAAATGCCGCATTTGATCTTGGGATGCTTGCCAAAGAGGGCTTTAGCTCACAGATGAATCTCATCGATACCTTTCGCATTTTACGTGCCTACTATCCGCTTGAGGGTTCTTTTAGCTTGCAGTTTAAACGCTACCAGTGGGGACTGTATAAAGAAGAAGAGGGCTTGTCTCAAAAGCTTGGCATTACCATCAAAGCACACGATGCTCTGGGTGATGTCATCGTTCTAAAACACCTGTTTGAACGCCTGTGCGAAGAACACTCCATGCCAAAGATGATACTTCTCTGTTCTGAACCTATCGTACTAAGTCACATTCCTTACGGAAAAAACAAAGGCAAAAAGTTCGTCGATGTAGCACATACCGATCGCCAAGACCTCCACTATATGCTAAATGCCAACGGACTCGACGCCGATGTAAAAGCCTCCATACTCCACGCGCTTGAAAGCACCAAAGAGAACGTCACCCTAACCATCAGCTTTGGTAAATACGCAGGCAAAACGCCCGAGGAAGTTTTAGAGATAGATAGAAACTATCTTTTATGGATGGTCAATAAGATGGATAACCTCAATGCTGAGTTGAAAGAGGCGATAGAGAAGGTTTTGGTAGCGTATCCATAAATTTTAAGATAAAATTGTACTAAATCAATAAAGGTCTAATGATGAGTAATGATATAAGGTGGCAACAACGGTTTTTTAACTACCAAAAAGCACTTAAACAGCTCAAAGCAGGCGTGGATTTATCAGCTCAAAGAGAGTTGTCCCTCTTAGAAAAACAAGGGATTATCCAAGCGTTTGAGTACACCCATGAACTAGCATGGAAAACGATGAAAGATTTTTTGGATTATAAAGGCTCAACCGAGCAAATTTATGGCTCAAAAGATGCAACACGGCAAGCCTTTCTTATGGGTTTAATCGCACATGGAGAGGATTGGATGAGAATGATACTAAGCAGAAATCTAACCTCTCACACGTATGATGAAAAAACAGTTGAAGAGATAGTGAATGAAGTGTTGGGAAATTATAGTTTTAGATTTGAAGAGTTAGAGCAAAAGCTATCGACACTTTTAAAAGAAGAGAGCCTTTAGAGATGTCTTTTGGTCTGAGTGATGATGTCATTGAAAAAATGCAACAGGTTTTTTCGCAGTTTCCTAACATCAAAGAAGTTGTTGTGTTTGGCTCTCGTGCTAAAGGAAACTATAAAGAAGGCTCCGATATTGACCTAGCACTAAAAGGTACTGCTCTCAATCTCCAAACACTGCAAAACCTTGAACTTAAACTAGAAGAACTTTATTTGCCCTATAAAATTGATATGGTGATTTATAAAAATATCGCCAATGATGCGCTCAAAGAGCATATTGATAGAGTTGGAATGGTCTTACAAAAATAAACGCTTGCTCTAAGTTGTGGTAAAAATATGTAGGCCAAACGCCAGAGAAAGTTTTAAAATATGACCGAAACTATCTATTATGGATGGTCAATAAGATGGATAATCTGAGTGCAGAGCTGAAAGAGGCGATAGAGAAGGTTTTGGTTTCGTATCCGTAAAGGTTTATATGTAAAAATTCTAACGCACAAACACCCTTTTTAGATATGTTAAAATACTTTCAAACATTCACTTCATCAAAAGGACTTCAAGATGGCAACGAATACTGGTAAAAATCATCGAATAGGCTCAATTAAGGATAGATCACAGTTCTATAATGAAAGAACTAACACTTATCTTGAAAGAGATGCTATAACAGGTCTTATTCTGAAAGGGAAACAAGGTAAACCTTTTAAGGGTGTTGCAAAAGAACCTGATGGTCGTAAAAAATGAAATTTGATTTGCCTGAGGATTTATTAAAACGAAGCGAAGAAGCAGACTCTTTAAAAAACTATCTTCTTAAAAGATATGAACAGATTCCTCTAAAACCATTTACATTAAATATTAATGCTGAATGGGGATATGGAAAAACATATTTTTTACAACAATTAGCCAATAAATTTGCGGTTGATGGACATCCTGTTGTCTATTTTGACGCGTGGAAAAATGACTATACGAAAGAGCCTTTGCTCGCTTTTATGTCAGAGTTAAATGGACAATTAGACGAATATTTAGATAAAAGAGAGCAGAAAGCAAAAAATATTTTAAAAAAGATTGCCGAGTTTTCATTACCAATTATTTTTTCAATTATTGCAAAACGCTTTACAGGATACAGCGTAGACCAACTTAATGAAATGTTATCTGAAGATAAAGGAATTGAGAAAGAGAAAACTGAAGATAAAGTTTCATCTTTAGTGAGCAATATGACTAAGATAACACTTGAAGAACATTTTAGAACTAAAAATAGCATCAATGATTTTAAAGAGAATATGAAAAATCTTTTAAGAAAGATCGAAAATTATAAGAATAAAAAACTTCCACTTTTTATTCTTATTGATGAATTAGACAGATGCAGACCAAATTATGCTATCGAGCTTTTAGAGAACATCAAACATCTTTTCGATATTGAAGGAATTTACTTTATCATTGCTACGGATTCAAGACAGTTGTCTCATTCCATCAATGCCGTTTATGGTGTCAATTTTGCATCCGATAAATATTTGAAAAGATTTTTTGATTTAGAATACACACTAAAAACACCTGAGGTTTATGACTTTGCGTATTATCTTTTTGACCACTATAATTTGCTCAATCACGATAAATTCTTTGTTCCTTTTGAAGAAAATGAGTATAAAGAAAAAAATCTAAATGTCGTTGCATTTGATCTAATGGCACGTTTTTTTAAACTTGTACCCAGAGATATAGAGCAAACGGTTTCCATGTTATCAACCATTTGTTTGACATGGAATGTTGAACATAAAATCCACTTAATTTATATGGTGTTTTTAATCATGCTAAAACATAAATCTAATAGTGATTTTGAAAAATATAAAGATGCGTTACTAGCTAAACCCGACTGGATAACATCGGTAGATTGCCCCTTAGATATGGACAAAACTATTGGGGTCAATCAGCTCTATGTTATAGGAAATGAAGCTCGTAAAAATATATTATTGACTAAGATAATTGAGCGGTATAGCAAGCTAGAAAATATTGCAATAAAAACATTTTTTAATATATATGATCGTTCAGAAAATCCAATAGAAAACAACATTTTTAATTTAATTAAAAATGAAAAAGGTATTACAAGCCGTCTTAGTTCAGAGGTATTAAAAAGTTCTATTCAAACCTATAAAGATAAAATTTTGCATTGTGGTCAATTTGATATTATCTCTAAGGCTAAATGAGTTTCACAAAACAAAAGGAATAAAATGGAAAATAAGGGCTCAGGACTAAACTTTTAACTTTTGAAATCCCTTTCAAACACATTCACAAACTGCTCAAAAATGCCTTTACATGTAAAGCCATTCTCCCTCACACACAAAACTAAAATAGTGTCATAAATAACCACGATAGAAAAGGTTTTGTGGCATATTTGTTTAGAGGCTACGTAGAGCTTTTCTTTAAGTTGGGTTGTGTTAGCATAAATGCAATGTACCTTTATGGGAGAATCAAACTAATGATTAAACATATTGAACTATCTTTACGCAAATGCGTTGCTCCCGAGTTTGTTTTTGGTGTCGATGCTCGAAAAATGGCGGGAAAATATGCCAAAAATTTAGGTATAAAAAAGGTTTTAATCGTTACCGATCCTGGCGTCATTCGCGCGGGTTGGGTTGATGATGTTACAAAAGCATTGGAAGCAGAAAATATTTCCGCGATTCTCTTTGATGATGTCGTCCCTAACCCAAGAGATACCAACGTTTTAGCCGGCGTAAAGCTTTACCGCAAGCATAAATGCGATGGCATTGTGACTATCGGTGGTGGTAGTCCTATGGATTGTGCCAAAGGCATTGGCATCGTTGTTGCCAATATGGGCGATGTCTTAGCATATGAAGGTGTCGATAAAATTCTCTACCCTTTGCCCCCACTGATTTGCATTCCCACGACGGCAGGAACGGCAGCGGATGTTTCTCAGTTTGCCATTATCAACGATATTAAACGGCATGTGAAGATTGCGATTATTAGTAAGTCTATCGTTCCAGATGTCTCCTTGATTGACCCTGAAACAACGATGAGCATGGATAAAGAGCTTACCATCAACACAGGGCTTGATGCGTTAACCCATGCTGTTGAGGCGTATGTGTCCAATGCCAACTCCGCGATTACTGATTTGTACTCTTTGGAAGCGATTTCGCTGTTAGGTAAAAATTTGCCCCGTGTTGTAGAACATCCTAATGATATACAAGCGCGTGCTTCGGTGATGATGGCAAGTCTTCTTGCAGGTCTCGCGTTTTCCAATGCTTCTCTTGGGGTGATTCATGCAATGGCACATTCACTTGGTGGCTGGCTTGATTTACCGCATGGTTTATGCAATGCTATTTTACTCGAGCATGCGGTTGCTTATAATTTTTCCCATGCAAAAGAGCGCTACCAGACGATGGCCTCGTATATGGGAATGAAAGGCAATCTTAATTGCGATGCGATAGTGTATGACATCCATGAGTTTAAACTCTCTTTAGGATTGACACAGCGTTTAGGCGTGTTGGGTGTTACGCGTGAGATTATTCCTCATCTTGCTTCGATGGCACTGCAAGATGCGTGTATCGTTACCAACCCTGTTATGCCAAGTCAACATGATGTTGAGGAGATTTTGATCCATGCCCTATGAAAACAGTGACGACTTACGCACTAAAATTATTGGCTTAGGAGAGAGCTCTG encodes the following:
- a CDS encoding nucleotidyltransferase family protein, with protein sequence MSFGLSDDVIEKMQQVFSQFPNIKEVVVFGSRAKGNYKEGSDIDLALKGTALNLQTLQNLELKLEELYLPYKIDMVIYKNIANDALKEHIDRVGMVLQK
- a CDS encoding 3'-5' exonuclease — translated: MKIIVLDTETTGMLEKDRICQLSYLVMNEEFEIEEIHNDLCTPPLPISFEAMAIHHITPEMLEGEPTCVQTKAFKRLCELNIPANIIVIQNAAFDLGMLAKEGFSSQMNLIDTFRILRAYYPLEGSFSLQFKRYQWGLYKEEEGLSQKLGITIKAHDALGDVIVLKHLFERLCEEHSMPKMILLCSEPIVLSHIPYGKNKGKKFVDVAHTDRQDLHYMLNANGLDADVKASILHALESTKENVTLTISFGKYAGKTPEEVLEIDRNYLLWMVNKMDNLNAELKEAIEKVLVAYP
- a CDS encoding KAP family P-loop NTPase fold protein — translated: MKFDLPEDLLKRSEEADSLKNYLLKRYEQIPLKPFTLNINAEWGYGKTYFLQQLANKFAVDGHPVVYFDAWKNDYTKEPLLAFMSELNGQLDEYLDKREQKAKNILKKIAEFSLPIIFSIIAKRFTGYSVDQLNEMLSEDKGIEKEKTEDKVSSLVSNMTKITLEEHFRTKNSINDFKENMKNLLRKIENYKNKKLPLFILIDELDRCRPNYAIELLENIKHLFDIEGIYFIIATDSRQLSHSINAVYGVNFASDKYLKRFFDLEYTLKTPEVYDFAYYLFDHYNLLNHDKFFVPFEENEYKEKNLNVVAFDLMARFFKLVPRDIEQTVSMLSTICLTWNVEHKIHLIYMVFLIMLKHKSNSDFEKYKDALLAKPDWITSVDCPLDMDKTIGVNQLYVIGNEARKNILLTKIIERYSKLENIAIKTFFNIYDRSENPIENNIFNLIKNEKGITSRLSSEVLKSSIQTYKDKILHCGQFDIISKAK
- the ercA gene encoding alcohol dehydrogenase-like regulatory protein ErcA: MIKHIELSLRKCVAPEFVFGVDARKMAGKYAKNLGIKKVLIVTDPGVIRAGWVDDVTKALEAENISAILFDDVVPNPRDTNVLAGVKLYRKHKCDGIVTIGGGSPMDCAKGIGIVVANMGDVLAYEGVDKILYPLPPLICIPTTAGTAADVSQFAIINDIKRHVKIAIISKSIVPDVSLIDPETTMSMDKELTINTGLDALTHAVEAYVSNANSAITDLYSLEAISLLGKNLPRVVEHPNDIQARASVMMASLLAGLAFSNASLGVIHAMAHSLGGWLDLPHGLCNAILLEHAVAYNFSHAKERYQTMASYMGMKGNLNCDAIVYDIHEFKLSLGLTQRLGVLGVTREIIPHLASMALQDACIVTNPVMPSQHDVEEILIHAL
- a CDS encoding ABC transporter ATP-binding protein; translation: MILQAGGITHYYKNDLALDNVNFEAKKGEFIAIVGESGSGKSTLLSILSSLLLPSKGELFFEGKAYTLIKDIDAFRQKEVGFIFQFHYLIGYLTILENIKLAAINKNSTYIDTLFEQCGIEAIKHKYPDEISGGQRQRAAIVRALVNTPKIIFADEPTGNLDSRNSQTIYKLFKTLSKSGTTIIIATHDRHVSDYADKIIEVKDGKII
- a CDS encoding nucleotidyltransferase substrate binding protein, which codes for MSNDIRWQQRFFNYQKALKQLKAGVDLSAQRELSLLEKQGIIQAFEYTHELAWKTMKDFLDYKGSTEQIYGSKDATRQAFLMGLIAHGEDWMRMILSRNLTSHTYDEKTVEEIVNEVLGNYSFRFEELEQKLSTLLKEESL
- a CDS encoding ABC transporter permease — protein: MVSLFFKALNRNRFKTFLIYLSITVSITAIFMITSISRGIIGMYSAILKTEGDIIVTQAKIADTFFSDVNASLGAKIKNIAGVNDVYAIILGASPINDLPIAAIYGVSENRFKTYALIEGTYPKKGEVILGKNINARLHAPKTISISNKTFSVSGIFENGVGFEDGGAVLNREDASAIFNKEASILLVSIKKDTDVEELIEHINALSSDIEAKTTHEFVDNYNQFKIIETSSIVISAVAFLMGLLGIASLISITINERRSEFGILRAIGKSSNFIMTMVVGETFIITCVGFLSALLFSKGLLFMIAHIEKFQGYVNGELSLETIVTVFGFSLFMALLGALLPAYSASKIDPIILIQRGAL